Proteins encoded together in one Mycobacterium sp. MS1601 window:
- a CDS encoding carbonic anhydrase, protein MPNTSPVTAWKALKEGNERFVAGEPQHPSQSIEYRASLTEAQKPTAVVFGCADSRVAAEIIFDQGLGDMFVVRTAGHVIDSAVLGSIEYAVGVLNVPLIVVLGHDSCGAVKATITALDEGSVPGGYIRDVVERVTPSILLGRKDGLSRVDEFEARHVVETGAQLMERSTLISERVKEGKLAIVGLTYHLADGKVALRTRLGDIGE, encoded by the coding sequence ATGCCGAACACCAGCCCAGTAACCGCATGGAAGGCACTCAAAGAGGGTAACGAGCGCTTCGTCGCAGGCGAACCTCAGCACCCGAGCCAGAGCATCGAGTACCGGGCCAGCCTCACCGAGGCGCAGAAACCCACCGCTGTGGTGTTCGGCTGCGCGGACAGCCGGGTAGCCGCCGAGATCATCTTCGACCAGGGCCTCGGTGACATGTTCGTGGTCCGCACCGCAGGCCACGTCATCGACTCGGCGGTGCTCGGGTCCATCGAATACGCCGTCGGTGTGCTCAACGTGCCCTTGATCGTGGTCCTCGGCCACGACAGCTGCGGCGCGGTCAAGGCCACCATCACTGCCCTCGACGAAGGGTCGGTGCCCGGCGGCTACATCCGCGACGTGGTCGAGCGCGTCACCCCGTCGATCCTGCTGGGCCGCAAGGACGGCCTGAGCCGGGTCGACGAATTCGAGGCCCGTCACGTCGTGGAGACCGGTGCCCAGCTGATGGAACGCTCCACCCTGATCTCCGAGCGGGTCAAGGAGGGCAAGCTGGCCATCGTCGGCCTGACCTATCACCTGGCCGACGGCAAGGTGGCCTTGCGCACCCGTCTCGGCGACATCGGCGAATAG
- a CDS encoding A/G-specific adenine glycosylase, which translates to MEHILHRARGRDAVSVDPGEVVTWFDRVRRDLPWRRPEVSAWQILVSEFMLQQTPVARVEPIWLAWIARWPTPSATAAAGAADVLRAWGKLGYPRRAKRLHECATVIATHHDDVVPDDVDVLLTLPGVGSYTARAIACFAYQQSVPVVDTNVRRVVARAVHGMADAGAPSAKRDEAEVAALLPDDDSAPRFSAGLMELGALVCTARNPKCGVCPLSECAWRSAGFPPSTAPAKRVQKYAGTDRQVRGRLMDVLRASDTPVTRAQLDVAWLTDTAQRDRALHSLLVDGLVEQTQDGRFALSGEGADAAVGAPSSEARGRTQPLRSQADNTKS; encoded by the coding sequence ATGGAACACATTCTGCACCGAGCCCGCGGGCGTGACGCGGTGAGTGTCGATCCCGGTGAGGTGGTGACCTGGTTCGACCGGGTTCGCCGTGATCTGCCTTGGCGTCGCCCGGAGGTCAGCGCCTGGCAGATCCTGGTCAGCGAGTTCATGTTGCAGCAGACCCCGGTGGCGCGCGTCGAGCCGATCTGGCTGGCATGGATCGCACGTTGGCCCACCCCGTCGGCGACGGCCGCCGCCGGTGCCGCCGACGTGCTGCGCGCCTGGGGCAAACTGGGCTATCCGCGCCGGGCCAAGCGCCTGCACGAGTGCGCGACGGTGATCGCCACCCACCACGACGACGTGGTGCCCGATGACGTGGACGTGTTGCTCACCCTGCCCGGCGTCGGCAGTTACACCGCGCGTGCCATCGCCTGCTTCGCCTACCAGCAGTCGGTGCCGGTGGTGGACACCAACGTTCGCCGGGTGGTGGCCAGGGCCGTGCACGGGATGGCCGATGCGGGCGCTCCGTCGGCCAAACGCGACGAGGCGGAGGTGGCCGCGCTGCTGCCCGACGACGACAGCGCACCCCGGTTCTCGGCCGGGCTGATGGAGCTGGGTGCGCTGGTGTGCACGGCGCGCAATCCGAAGTGCGGCGTGTGCCCATTGTCGGAATGTGCCTGGCGTTCAGCGGGTTTCCCACCATCGACGGCGCCGGCCAAGCGGGTGCAGAAGTATGCCGGCACCGACCGCCAGGTGCGTGGGCGATTGATGGATGTGCTGCGCGCCAGCGATACTCCGGTGACACGTGCACAACTCGACGTCGCGTGGTTGACCGATACCGCCCAGCGGGATCGGGCACTGCACTCGCTACTTGTCGACGGCTTGGTGGAACAGACCCAGGACGGGCGCTTCGCCCTGAGTGGCGAAGGCGCCGATGCGGCTGTGGGAGCACCCTCCAGCGAAGCGAGGGGGCGGACACAGCCGCTGAGAAGCCAAGCAGACAACACCAAAAGCTAG
- a CDS encoding GlxA family transcriptional regulator, whose amino-acid sequence MIRSVSALVLDGVAPFEFGVICEVFGIDRSAQGVPNFDYKICGPTAGAPLRMSVGATLTPEYDFSSLLGADLVAIPAIASLNYPQEALDAVRAAAKAGSIILTVCSGAFVAGAAGLLDGRPCTTHWMHADELARRYPTARVDRNVLFVDDGNLITSAGTAAGIDACLHLVRREIGSAATNTIARRMVVPPQRDGGQRQYIDQPIPASHSEGFAPQLDWIMANLQKPHTVASLANRAHMSARTFARRFVEETGRTPMQWVTDQRVLYARRLLEETSLDIDRIADKAGFGTATLLRHHFRRVIGITPSDYRRRFACEDCQATA is encoded by the coding sequence ATGATCAGAAGTGTCTCAGCGCTGGTGCTGGACGGTGTGGCGCCCTTCGAGTTCGGCGTCATCTGCGAGGTGTTCGGCATCGACCGCTCCGCACAGGGCGTCCCCAATTTCGACTACAAGATCTGCGGACCCACTGCGGGTGCGCCACTGCGCATGTCGGTCGGTGCCACCCTCACCCCCGAATACGACTTCAGTTCGCTGCTCGGTGCGGACCTGGTGGCCATTCCGGCCATTGCCTCCTTGAACTACCCGCAGGAGGCGCTGGATGCCGTGCGTGCTGCCGCCAAGGCCGGCTCGATCATCCTGACCGTGTGTTCGGGCGCATTCGTGGCCGGTGCGGCAGGTCTGCTGGACGGCCGGCCCTGCACCACGCACTGGATGCATGCCGACGAGTTGGCCCGCCGCTATCCCACCGCGCGGGTGGACCGCAACGTTCTTTTCGTCGACGACGGCAATCTGATCACCAGCGCGGGCACCGCGGCGGGGATCGACGCGTGCCTGCACCTGGTGCGCCGCGAGATCGGCAGCGCGGCCACCAACACCATCGCCCGTCGCATGGTGGTGCCGCCGCAGCGTGACGGCGGACAGCGTCAGTACATCGACCAGCCCATACCGGCCAGCCACTCGGAAGGATTTGCGCCACAGCTGGATTGGATCATGGCGAATCTGCAGAAGCCGCATACCGTTGCGTCGCTGGCCAACCGAGCGCACATGTCGGCCCGCACCTTCGCGCGACGGTTCGTCGAGGAGACCGGACGCACACCGATGCAGTGGGTAACCGATCAGCGGGTGCTCTATGCGCGGCGGCTGCTGGAAGAGACCAGTCTGGACATCGACCGGATTGCCGACAAGGCGGGCTTCGGCACGGCAACACTGCTGCGCCACCACTTCCGCCGGGTCATCGGCATCACCCCGTCGGACTACCGCCGTCGCTTCGCCTGCGAGGATTGCCAGGCCACCGCCTAG